A region from the Muribaculum gordoncarteri genome encodes:
- a CDS encoding two-component regulator propeller domain-containing protein — protein sequence MKLTTDYISRSLLAMWVSRIAVLAVMLVMPLIARANSHDRMMRSITQGDGLRDATVSVIYKDSLGYIWFGTTSILERFDGVNMRHFPITGDEESAKWIGAIGETDGNCLWVGTGGGLWRLDKNSTELVRYGENHITKSVNAFANDGNGNFYIGGEEGLFMMRNGKLCNIAIESNVLSSANKVNDMTVDDGSRRLYVATDQGVYSLDMDDGFKAEKLGDSNMTYSAIYKRDDMLYLGTRNQGLWRYDLKRDALSGYADVGSNVVMDMFGDGNRLYVATDGNGLQVVDMESGAVVDSYDMSGSHGKSIRSNSVYSALRDREGQMWLGFYQLGVDFTMYSNSLFETYAYPPHLDTEGVLTRTILADGSRRLIGFRDGFCFIDEDNGTFKRYYASDMRSPMVVSSIRYDGKYLIGTYGGGLYVFDPERLTLSDFEPGYDDTFKNGHIFDFEIDRDGDLWICTSNGLFRHERDGNNVYYNRLNSKLPEGNIFGIFFDSTGRGWICGEKGLCLWDAESRQLVGDILPDKFIHNTRVRRICETGDGRLLFIYDKNKLFGSDTEIKNFGTLTTPVPLDNKDMDMLIDKEGWIWLITTNGLYRWDGNKVFYSYNFNDGLLSQTFFHSGSDMDDDGRLWLCSSQGLVTVDIDNVTERQRPYMIAITDASVNGIDSFGQLDRTGDNSYEMRLDNVGEVNLAVKVSGFNYSHPGDEVFQYKLDNAKTWSVVEGQHSILCTDLGSGHHTLVLRYPNEEKSEVTLDIFVARDNSAWLWVIVIALSIFGAAAVIRVKLKHRKERKDNDAGSDAQADNVQVERKYRNFNMSDDECRQLLKNVEEIMRKSKAYTDPDLKLAGLASLVNTTPPALSYMFNQYLNTNYYDYINNYRIEEFKRLVSEPESEKYTLSALAAKCGFSSRASFFRYFKRATSISPSEYVKSIGKNNRE from the coding sequence ATGAAATTGACTACCGACTATATATCGAGAAGCCTGTTGGCGATGTGGGTGAGCCGCATAGCGGTCTTGGCCGTCATGCTTGTCATGCCGTTGATCGCACGGGCCAACTCGCATGACCGCATGATGAGGTCGATCACTCAAGGTGACGGGCTTCGTGATGCCACGGTGAGCGTTATCTACAAGGACTCGCTCGGGTATATATGGTTTGGCACGACTTCGATACTTGAACGATTTGACGGCGTAAATATGCGTCACTTCCCGATTACCGGCGATGAGGAGAGCGCCAAGTGGATAGGGGCGATAGGTGAAACCGACGGCAACTGCCTTTGGGTGGGTACCGGTGGCGGCTTATGGCGTCTTGACAAAAATTCGACGGAGCTTGTAAGATATGGCGAGAATCACATCACTAAGTCGGTAAATGCCTTTGCCAATGATGGAAACGGCAACTTCTACATAGGAGGAGAGGAGGGGCTGTTCATGATGCGTAACGGCAAGCTGTGCAATATAGCAATAGAGAGCAATGTGTTGTCATCGGCCAACAAGGTCAATGACATGACTGTCGATGATGGCTCACGCAGGCTTTACGTGGCTACTGACCAAGGCGTTTATTCGCTTGACATGGACGACGGTTTCAAGGCTGAGAAGCTCGGAGATTCCAACATGACATACAGCGCGATATATAAACGTGACGACATGCTCTATCTCGGAACCCGCAATCAAGGACTTTGGCGTTACGACCTTAAGCGTGACGCGCTGTCGGGCTATGCCGATGTGGGGTCAAACGTGGTAATGGACATGTTTGGCGACGGAAATCGGCTATATGTGGCTACCGACGGAAACGGACTTCAGGTGGTAGACATGGAGAGCGGGGCGGTTGTCGACAGCTACGACATGTCGGGTAGTCACGGCAAGAGCATACGCTCCAATTCGGTATATTCGGCGTTACGTGACCGCGAGGGGCAGATGTGGCTCGGTTTCTATCAGCTCGGTGTAGACTTTACGATGTATAGTAACTCTTTATTTGAAACATACGCCTATCCGCCGCATCTTGATACCGAGGGAGTGCTTACGCGAACGATTCTTGCCGACGGAAGCCGCAGGCTGATAGGATTTCGTGACGGATTCTGCTTTATAGACGAGGACAACGGCACGTTCAAGCGTTACTATGCATCGGACATGAGATCGCCTATGGTTGTGTCGAGCATTCGTTATGACGGAAAGTATCTGATAGGTACCTACGGAGGCGGGTTGTATGTGTTTGACCCCGAGCGGTTGACATTAAGCGACTTTGAGCCGGGTTATGACGATACATTCAAGAACGGCCATATATTTGACTTTGAAATCGACCGTGACGGCGACCTGTGGATATGCACTTCCAACGGATTGTTCCGACATGAGCGTGACGGAAACAACGTATATTACAACCGACTGAACTCGAAGCTGCCCGAAGGCAACATATTCGGAATATTCTTTGACTCGACCGGGCGAGGGTGGATATGCGGCGAGAAGGGGCTGTGCCTGTGGGATGCCGAGTCACGGCAACTTGTAGGTGACATTCTGCCCGACAAGTTCATCCATAACACAAGGGTGAGGAGGATATGCGAAACAGGCGACGGCCGATTGCTGTTTATATATGACAAGAACAAGCTGTTTGGGTCGGATACGGAGATAAAGAATTTCGGAACGCTGACAACTCCGGTGCCGCTTGACAACAAGGATATGGACATGCTCATCGACAAGGAGGGCTGGATATGGCTCATAACGACCAACGGACTTTATCGATGGGACGGAAACAAGGTGTTTTACTCCTACAACTTCAATGACGGACTGCTCAGTCAAACGTTCTTTCACTCGGGAAGCGACATGGATGACGATGGCCGGTTGTGGCTGTGCAGCTCACAGGGACTCGTCACTGTTGACATAGACAATGTAACGGAGCGTCAGCGTCCCTACATGATTGCGATAACCGATGCCTCGGTCAACGGGATTGACTCATTCGGGCAATTGGATAGAACGGGTGACAACAGCTACGAGATGCGCCTTGACAATGTGGGAGAGGTGAATCTTGCCGTGAAGGTGTCAGGGTTCAATTACTCACACCCCGGCGATGAGGTGTTCCAATACAAGCTTGACAATGCCAAGACATGGAGTGTAGTCGAGGGGCAGCATTCAATATTGTGTACCGACCTTGGAAGCGGACATCACACACTTGTGTTGCGATACCCCAATGAAGAGAAAAGCGAAGTGACGCTTGATATATTTGTGGCGCGTGACAACAGCGCATGGCTGTGGGTGATTGTGATTGCGCTATCGATTTTTGGCGCGGCAGCGGTAATAAGGGTGAAGCTGAAGCATCGCAAAGAGCGTAAGGATAATGACGCAGGCAGTGATGCTCAGGCCGACAATGTGCAGGTTGAACGCAAATACCGTAACTTCAACATGAGCGATGACGAGTGCCGTCAGTTGCTTAAAAACGTAGAGGAGATCATGCGCAAGTCAAAGGCGTATACCGACCCCGACCTGAAACTTGCCGGACTTGCCTCGCTTGTCAACACGACACCTCCGGCACTGTCCTACATGTTCAACCAGTATCTCAACACCAATTATTACGACTACATCAACAATTACCGCATAGAGGAGTTTAAAAGACTCGTGAGTGAACCTGAAAGTGAAAAGTACACATTGAGCGCACTCGCCGCCAAATGCGGATTCAGTTCACGTGCATCGTTTTTCCGCTATTTTAAAAGAGCCACTTCCATATCGCCGAGCGAATACGTAAAGAGCATAGGTAAAAACAACAGGGAATAG
- a CDS encoding heparinase II/III domain-containing protein, whose translation MRKTITTIIITLLSLFCASAVHAIKHPSLLFTPERVAAARKAMKNDTVLANGWKSIKAEADNQRLKGDLRRLEYLALAYMMTDSSKYADKIKEILLNTAKVKSWGDREMLARNPAWRSELQMAHKSFQVAVAYDVIYNKLTPAERMEIARGMYDLAIEPLLGDWILEPTRIHSLNSMGHNWWTSCAGMGGLLALSVSNELPEARKGAEALIEVLPEWFDFAGDVLQRKPKTFDESGGMYESINYASFGVCEALLFRMAWLNSHPGAKIDDIPHIHLISDFFVNVCYPRSGQLYSINFGDSHKNVTGESSMILAYQMGDENPNTLWYINQIEPGQHREGYPRNTPMGFLYTPDLSKAPSTPNLSNSRLWKDFGWATMRDSWHKNATMLAVKSGMTWNHSHADANSLILFHKGVDIIKDAGNCSYAKPQYRNYFFQSDAHNVVKFNGEGQSRHQQYHGTMLPGSMSNLLDGGNIKYVLADGTVPMSQWMIRNFRHFLWIDNVIYVIDDLLSHEPGKFEWIWHPGGDAVKRGFDLEITNGNSSALIRPLYPRQLAYSDFVHDYPDDLYWEVHEAPAENMQDTEKYWSFHLPGITDRVKGVTAIILKDSVTQEELPVITRREGKDWIGLQVKHNGKVTDLYINQLADGRLMHLNSWIEADGWSTDAYMLAVSYPEGSNPADAKEIFIGHGSALRRNGDVYFSSLSKLNLIADENDGKLDIQVTGQPRINLKLKSSPSSLTVNGINTPVKKTGNLVNIKLYNKK comes from the coding sequence ATGCGCAAAACAATAACCACAATCATCATCACATTATTGTCGCTCTTCTGTGCTTCGGCCGTTCACGCCATTAAGCATCCGTCGTTGCTATTCACTCCCGAAAGGGTGGCTGCCGCCCGCAAGGCGATGAAAAACGACACCGTTCTGGCCAACGGATGGAAAAGCATAAAGGCCGAGGCCGACAATCAACGGCTGAAAGGCGACCTACGCCGTCTGGAATACCTCGCCCTCGCCTACATGATGACCGACAGCTCCAAATACGCCGACAAGATAAAGGAGATACTGCTGAACACCGCCAAGGTCAAGTCATGGGGCGACCGTGAAATGCTTGCCCGTAATCCGGCCTGGCGCAGCGAATTGCAGATGGCTCACAAGAGCTTCCAAGTCGCTGTGGCCTATGATGTCATATACAATAAGCTCACTCCCGCCGAGCGCATGGAGATAGCCCGAGGCATGTACGATCTCGCAATCGAGCCTTTGCTCGGCGACTGGATACTTGAACCCACTCGCATTCACTCTCTCAACTCAATGGGCCACAACTGGTGGACATCCTGCGCGGGAATGGGCGGCCTGCTCGCACTGTCCGTATCCAACGAGTTGCCCGAAGCCCGCAAGGGCGCCGAGGCCCTGATTGAGGTGCTTCCCGAATGGTTTGACTTTGCAGGCGATGTCCTGCAACGCAAGCCCAAGACATTCGACGAGTCGGGAGGAATGTACGAGAGCATCAACTACGCAAGCTTCGGCGTATGTGAAGCACTGCTGTTTCGCATGGCTTGGCTCAACTCCCATCCCGGAGCGAAAATCGACGACATTCCACACATTCATCTTATATCCGATTTCTTCGTCAACGTGTGCTATCCGCGCTCGGGACAGCTCTACAGCATCAATTTCGGCGACAGCCACAAAAACGTTACCGGCGAAAGCTCGATGATACTTGCCTATCAAATGGGCGATGAAAATCCCAATACGTTATGGTACATCAACCAGATCGAGCCGGGACAACACCGCGAAGGATATCCGCGCAACACTCCCATGGGATTTCTCTACACTCCTGACCTCTCCAAGGCACCGTCAACGCCTAATCTTTCCAACTCCCGCCTGTGGAAGGATTTCGGATGGGCTACCATGCGCGATTCATGGCACAAGAACGCAACCATGCTTGCCGTAAAGTCGGGCATGACTTGGAATCACTCCCATGCCGACGCCAATTCCCTGATCCTCTTCCACAAGGGTGTCGACATAATCAAGGATGCGGGCAACTGCAGCTACGCGAAACCACAGTATCGAAATTACTTCTTCCAAAGTGACGCCCACAATGTCGTAAAATTCAACGGCGAGGGTCAGTCGCGTCACCAGCAGTATCACGGCACCATGCTTCCCGGAAGCATGAGCAACCTGCTCGACGGAGGCAATATAAAATATGTGCTCGCCGACGGCACCGTCCCCATGTCGCAATGGATGATTCGCAACTTCCGTCACTTCCTCTGGATCGACAATGTCATCTACGTTATCGACGACCTGTTGAGTCACGAGCCGGGAAAATTTGAGTGGATATGGCATCCTGGAGGCGATGCCGTGAAGCGAGGATTTGACCTTGAGATAACCAACGGCAACTCATCGGCACTGATTCGCCCGCTTTATCCCCGTCAGCTGGCCTACAGCGACTTCGTTCATGACTATCCCGACGATCTCTATTGGGAAGTACACGAAGCGCCCGCCGAAAATATGCAGGACACCGAAAAGTACTGGTCATTCCACCTGCCGGGCATTACCGACCGAGTGAAAGGCGTAACGGCTATAATACTTAAAGACAGCGTCACCCAAGAGGAGCTTCCCGTCATCACTCGCCGTGAAGGCAAGGACTGGATAGGCCTTCAGGTGAAGCACAACGGCAAAGTGACCGACCTCTACATCAATCAGCTTGCCGACGGACGACTTATGCATCTCAACTCCTGGATCGAGGCCGACGGATGGTCGACCGATGCCTATATGCTGGCTGTCAGCTATCCCGAAGGCTCAAATCCTGCCGATGCCAAGGAGATTTTCATCGGCCACGGAAGCGCGTTACGCCGCAACGGCGATGTCTACTTTTCATCGCTGTCGAAGCTGAACCTCATAGCCGACGAAAACGACGGCAAACTCGACATTCAGGTCACGGGCCAGCCCCGCATCAACCTAAAGTTGAAGTCGTCGCCCTCGTCGCTGACTGTCAACGGCATCAACACCCCGGTAAAGAAGACCGGCAACCTCGTAAATATAAAGTTATACAATAAAAAATAA
- a CDS encoding glycoside hydrolase family 88 protein: protein MFAFCSCASSGVTASSEPDVDNDLDFCDRHVRASLNDLKNEAGYIDYSMMPRNIAAGDTTWHCRKSSPEEWCSGFWPGVLWYAYEATGDSALLTEADRFTLRLDTIINSRPYDHDIGFLIQCSYGNGYRLTRKPEYKEALVNAADSLATLFNPKAGTLLSWPRNIDMFGGHNTIIDNMINLELLFHAAAEAHRPYLYDIAVKHAETTMKHHFRPDYTSYHVAVYDPESGEFLRGCTHQGLADDSMWARGQAWAIYGYTMVYRETGDTKFLDFAQKVTDVYLDRLPEDKIPYWDFNDPSIPETPRDASAAAIVASALIELSTMVDGEKSVTYLDSAKKMLMSLASDSYRAPDNVPAFLMHSVGNMPAGSEIDYSIIYADYYYIEALNRLKKLETPLLS, encoded by the coding sequence ATGTTCGCCTTTTGCAGCTGCGCATCGTCAGGCGTAACGGCATCGTCGGAACCCGATGTCGACAACGACCTTGATTTCTGCGACCGTCACGTGCGCGCATCTCTTAACGATTTGAAAAACGAAGCAGGCTACATCGATTACTCGATGATGCCGCGCAACATCGCTGCGGGCGACACCACCTGGCATTGCCGCAAATCATCACCCGAAGAGTGGTGCAGCGGATTCTGGCCCGGCGTACTGTGGTATGCCTACGAAGCGACCGGTGACTCCGCCCTGCTCACCGAAGCCGACCGCTTCACCCTCAGGCTCGACACCATAATCAACAGCCGCCCCTACGACCACGACATCGGCTTCCTGATTCAGTGCAGCTACGGCAACGGCTACCGCCTCACCCGAAAGCCCGAATACAAGGAAGCGCTGGTCAACGCCGCCGACTCGCTTGCAACCCTGTTCAACCCCAAAGCCGGCACTCTGCTGTCATGGCCGAGAAACATCGACATGTTTGGCGGCCACAACACGATAATCGACAACATGATCAATCTCGAGCTGCTGTTTCACGCAGCCGCCGAAGCCCACAGGCCCTATCTCTATGACATTGCCGTGAAGCATGCCGAAACTACAATGAAGCACCATTTCCGCCCCGACTACACATCCTATCACGTAGCTGTCTACGACCCTGAGTCCGGTGAATTCCTGCGTGGATGCACCCACCAGGGCCTTGCCGACGACTCCATGTGGGCAAGAGGACAAGCCTGGGCTATCTACGGCTACACAATGGTGTACCGTGAAACCGGCGACACGAAATTCCTTGACTTCGCACAAAAAGTGACCGATGTCTACCTCGACCGCCTGCCCGAGGACAAGATTCCCTACTGGGACTTCAACGACCCCTCGATTCCTGAAACACCACGTGACGCTTCGGCTGCGGCAATCGTGGCGTCGGCACTGATCGAACTAAGCACAATGGTCGACGGCGAGAAGAGCGTCACCTATCTCGATTCGGCCAAGAAAATGCTCATGTCACTTGCATCTGACTCCTACCGGGCGCCCGACAACGTTCCCGCCTTCCTGATGCACTCGGTTGGCAACATGCCCGCAGGAAGCGAAATCGACTACTCAATAATATATGCCGACTACTACTATATCGAGGCATTGAACCGCCTGAAAAAGCTTGAAACTCCCCTGTTGTCCTGA
- a CDS encoding SusC/RagA family TonB-linked outer membrane protein, protein MKKLFLMLVAVITMVNASAQDMRTIQGTVVYAGDNEPLVGATVIPAGGGSGVATDLDGKFILRIPASVTKINVSYVGMVTRQVDVSSSPMTIALQNSDNQLNEVVVTAFGVKKERKGLGYAVQDLNAEDLNTDGTTSLASAMQGKLTGVDIRPSSGAPGASSQIIIRGARSFDGNNQPLYVVDGMPIESTPDYGTGNSVTGANIADRSIDINPEDIESINVLKGQAASALYGIRASNGVIVITTKRGRLNSSRPTITVSTNLSAEVVSRKFERQSVYAQGNYLEAYNPGSSMTWGPKITDLPNDPVYGGNSQGHSGMYRNPKREQAGLDGWTTPEIYDNVGDFFNTGFTENTNFSISQRTDRASYSFGLNNSYQDGIIPSTGMTRWSARGLVDWIISNEWKTGFSGNYASTKITSAPGANDGIMNVVYSAPSEYNLAGIPFHAPGQPSSQISFRSTNFNNPYWWAENNQYLQHTNRFFGNAYVEYHPTINWGENYELWFREQAGIDSYTSNYSDVMEVGSASNANGSIDNYGVSRNVFNNLFTANFTARWGEDWDFDAMLGNEINQNDSRYWSYSGTNFNFYGMPVIGNATSFQSSEYNFKTRTVGFFGSLSLAWKQMLFLTVTGRNDYVSTMPRNNRSFFYPSVSLGWVFTELDALKGNDLFTFGKLRLSYAQVGQAGSYYENFYYTPSYSSGMYAYNPVTYPIKGVSAYVPYYVLYDPDLKPQNTENIEGGFDLRMFNDRVRLEYTVSYQNVTDQIFSVPTAGSTGYQYLMTNAGKMRTWSHEIGLNVAVLQHRDYDLNLGVNFTAVDNKVVELAEGVESIMLGGFVEPQVRAQAGNTYPNIYGYAFKRDEATGKLLLSEGLPQGTSDSQDLGNCSPDFVMGFNLGGRYKRVSLSTTWSWQQGGKMYHGTNMTLNYFGATKESIPFHEGTMVVDGIDEATGQPNTVEVLKQDYYQAYYDVTESGVYDMSFLKLRDVTLTYKLPKIGKFDIDVFGFARNVLIWAKLPNFDPEASQGNSNMGGYFERFSVPNTTSIGGGLKVTF, encoded by the coding sequence ATGAAAAAGTTATTTTTAATGCTTGTGGCAGTTATTACTATGGTGAATGCGTCGGCTCAGGACATGCGCACCATCCAAGGTACTGTCGTTTACGCAGGCGATAACGAACCTCTTGTAGGTGCTACCGTTATCCCTGCAGGAGGAGGAAGCGGTGTCGCAACCGATCTGGACGGAAAGTTTATACTCCGCATTCCCGCTTCTGTAACTAAAATCAATGTTTCCTATGTGGGAATGGTGACCCGCCAGGTCGATGTGTCGTCATCGCCCATGACGATTGCGCTGCAAAATTCCGACAATCAGCTCAACGAAGTGGTAGTCACCGCATTCGGTGTGAAGAAAGAGCGTAAAGGACTCGGATATGCAGTGCAGGACCTCAATGCCGAAGACCTAAACACCGACGGAACCACATCGCTTGCAAGTGCTATGCAGGGTAAGCTCACCGGTGTCGACATCCGTCCATCTTCAGGCGCTCCCGGTGCATCAAGCCAGATTATCATACGTGGTGCCCGCTCATTCGACGGCAACAACCAGCCGCTCTATGTAGTCGACGGAATGCCCATCGAATCGACCCCCGACTACGGCACAGGCAACTCCGTGACAGGTGCCAACATCGCCGACCGTTCGATCGACATCAACCCCGAGGACATCGAGTCAATCAACGTGCTTAAGGGTCAGGCCGCTTCGGCTCTCTACGGTATACGCGCATCCAACGGTGTGATCGTCATCACCACAAAGCGCGGACGACTCAACTCAAGCCGCCCCACCATTACCGTTTCCACCAACCTCTCGGCCGAAGTTGTGTCACGCAAGTTTGAGCGTCAGTCGGTATATGCACAGGGTAACTACCTCGAAGCCTACAACCCCGGAAGCTCTATGACATGGGGTCCCAAGATTACCGACCTTCCCAACGATCCCGTCTACGGAGGCAACAGCCAGGGACACTCGGGCATGTACCGTAACCCCAAGCGTGAGCAGGCCGGACTCGACGGATGGACTACTCCCGAAATCTACGACAACGTAGGTGACTTCTTCAACACCGGATTCACCGAAAACACTAATTTCAGCATAAGCCAGCGAACCGACCGCGCAAGCTACTCATTCGGTCTTAACAACTCCTATCAGGACGGTATCATACCCTCAACCGGCATGACCCGATGGAGCGCACGCGGACTCGTCGACTGGATAATCAGCAATGAGTGGAAGACAGGTTTCTCAGGCAACTATGCATCTACCAAAATCACCTCGGCCCCCGGAGCCAACGACGGTATCATGAACGTTGTCTACTCAGCTCCGTCGGAGTACAATCTCGCAGGAATTCCCTTCCACGCTCCCGGTCAGCCTTCAAGCCAGATTTCGTTCCGCTCAACCAACTTCAACAATCCCTACTGGTGGGCCGAGAACAACCAATATCTCCAGCACACCAACCGATTCTTCGGTAATGCCTATGTAGAGTATCACCCCACAATCAACTGGGGCGAGAACTATGAGCTTTGGTTCCGCGAACAGGCAGGTATCGACTCCTACACCTCCAACTACAGCGATGTAATGGAAGTGGGTTCGGCAAGTAACGCCAACGGTTCAATCGACAACTACGGAGTTTCACGCAACGTGTTCAACAACCTTTTCACAGCCAACTTCACAGCTCGCTGGGGCGAAGACTGGGACTTCGACGCAATGCTCGGTAACGAAATCAACCAGAACGACTCACGCTACTGGAGCTATTCAGGCACCAACTTCAACTTCTACGGAATGCCTGTAATCGGCAACGCTACAAGCTTCCAGAGCAGTGAATACAACTTCAAGACACGCACAGTGGGCTTCTTCGGCAGCTTAAGCCTCGCTTGGAAGCAGATGCTCTTCCTCACGGTCACCGGCCGTAACGACTACGTGTCGACAATGCCCCGCAACAACCGCTCATTCTTCTACCCCTCAGTGTCACTTGGATGGGTATTCACCGAACTTGACGCACTCAAAGGCAACGACCTCTTCACATTCGGAAAGCTGCGCCTCTCCTACGCACAGGTTGGTCAGGCAGGAAGCTACTACGAAAACTTCTACTACACACCCAGCTATAGTTCGGGCATGTATGCCTACAACCCCGTTACCTACCCGATAAAGGGTGTATCGGCCTACGTTCCCTACTACGTGCTCTACGATCCCGACCTCAAGCCCCAGAACACCGAGAACATTGAAGGAGGTTTCGACCTGCGCATGTTCAACGACCGTGTTCGTCTTGAATACACCGTATCCTACCAGAATGTAACCGACCAGATTTTCTCGGTGCCCACCGCAGGTTCTACAGGTTACCAGTACCTGATGACCAACGCCGGAAAGATGCGCACATGGTCCCACGAAATCGGTCTTAACGTGGCTGTGCTCCAGCACCGTGACTACGACCTCAACCTCGGTGTAAACTTCACCGCAGTCGACAACAAGGTTGTGGAACTTGCCGAAGGCGTAGAGTCGATCATGCTCGGCGGATTTGTTGAGCCTCAGGTTCGCGCACAGGCAGGCAACACCTACCCCAACATCTACGGTTACGCATTCAAGCGTGACGAAGCCACCGGAAAGCTCCTCCTCAGCGAAGGTCTTCCCCAGGGCACTTCCGACAGCCAGGACCTCGGCAACTGCTCGCCCGACTTTGTAATGGGCTTCAACCTCGGCGGCCGCTACAAGAGAGTTTCACTCTCAACCACATGGAGCTGGCAGCAGGGCGGAAAGATGTATCACGGAACCAACATGACGCTCAACTACTTCGGTGCCACCAAGGAGTCAATCCCCTTCCACGAAGGCACAATGGTTGTCGACGGCATCGATGAAGCCACAGGACAGCCCAACACCGTGGAGGTGCTCAAGCAGGACTACTACCAGGCCTACTATGATGTAACCGAATCAGGCGTATATGACATGAGCTTCCTCAAGCTTAGAGATGTCACCCTCACCTACAAGTTGCCCAAGATCGGCAAATTTGACATCGATGTATTCGGATTTGCACGCAACGTACTCATCTGGGCCAAGCTTCCCAACTTCGACCCCGAGGCATCGCAAGGCAACAGCAACATGGGCGGTTACTTTGAACGCTTCTCAGTTCCCAACACCACCTCTATAGGCGGTGGACTCAAAGTGACATTCTAA
- a CDS encoding SusD/RagB family nutrient-binding outer membrane lipoprotein, which yields MLKKFLYMALLGAVMTSCSENLMDEINKDESNPPASSVNAKFQITDAIVGTGYSTWGGAYAWYVASFTEQIFGTGNNQLMKAELRMRSETAASSTYNNEWNATYGNLMNIKQIIEKCEEGGVNSGQLDLKGMAQVLWTLSFEALTDLHGDIPYSEALGGSRQPKLDSQESIYTDLLKRIDDAIANIKAAEAAGMNNAAGQDLLYGGNLTKWKGFAYAVKARLLLNTLYRNQSVLPDVLAAANEALSAGFDGAELTIFNGVDCDNSWTAYNWSRYYSGACGTVAELMAERNDPRYDVYACDLFGTGIEYAPAGDDVLAKSTETVGFPTWLENGAATLHLLSKSELYFIVAEAKARLGQDASAELAEAVTASFEDYALSDGGMIGFDPSSAADYIASIGSASLAEIMVQKYIAQARDEQIQTYNDIRRCKALGQEFITLQNPNNTSGGQNQWPLRLPYGNSDVVSNPNVSAAFGSGNEAGNYLFTENVWLFGGSR from the coding sequence ATGCTTAAGAAATTTCTATATATGGCTTTACTCGGCGCTGTAATGACCTCATGCTCCGAGAACCTGATGGATGAAATCAACAAGGACGAGTCCAATCCGCCGGCATCGAGCGTTAACGCCAAGTTTCAGATAACCGACGCAATCGTCGGAACTGGCTATTCGACTTGGGGCGGTGCCTACGCATGGTATGTGGCCTCTTTCACCGAACAAATATTCGGAACAGGCAACAACCAGCTCATGAAAGCCGAACTGCGCATGCGCTCCGAAACAGCTGCAAGCTCGACCTACAACAACGAGTGGAATGCCACCTACGGCAACCTCATGAACATCAAGCAGATAATCGAGAAATGTGAAGAAGGCGGCGTCAACAGCGGCCAACTCGACCTCAAGGGAATGGCACAGGTGCTGTGGACACTTAGCTTCGAGGCTCTTACCGACCTGCACGGCGACATACCCTACTCTGAAGCTCTCGGAGGAAGCCGTCAGCCCAAGCTCGACTCACAGGAGAGCATCTACACCGACCTGCTGAAGAGAATCGACGACGCAATCGCCAACATCAAGGCTGCCGAAGCGGCCGGAATGAACAATGCCGCCGGACAGGACTTGCTTTACGGAGGCAACCTGACCAAGTGGAAAGGCTTTGCCTACGCCGTGAAAGCGCGTCTGCTCCTCAACACGCTCTACCGCAATCAGTCGGTGCTTCCCGATGTGCTTGCCGCCGCCAACGAAGCCTTGTCGGCCGGATTTGACGGAGCTGAACTCACGATATTCAACGGCGTGGACTGCGACAACTCATGGACGGCCTACAACTGGAGCCGCTACTACAGCGGTGCCTGCGGAACAGTGGCCGAACTGATGGCCGAGCGTAACGACCCGCGATATGATGTATATGCTTGCGACCTGTTTGGAACAGGCATTGAGTATGCACCTGCAGGCGACGATGTACTCGCCAAGAGCACCGAAACCGTAGGATTCCCCACATGGCTTGAAAACGGAGCCGCTACACTGCACCTGCTGAGCAAGAGTGAATTGTACTTCATCGTCGCCGAAGCAAAGGCCCGACTCGGACAGGACGCTTCAGCCGAACTCGCCGAAGCTGTAACCGCCTCATTTGAGGATTACGCGCTGAGCGACGGCGGCATGATCGGATTTGACCCCTCGTCGGCTGCCGACTACATCGCTTCAATCGGCTCGGCCTCACTCGCCGAAATCATGGTGCAGAAATACATTGCACAGGCACGTGACGAGCAGATTCAGACCTACAACGACATCCGTCGCTGCAAGGCTCTCGGTCAGGAATTCATTACATTGCAAAATCCCAATAACACCTCGGGAGGACAAAACCAATGGCCGCTCCGTCTGCCCTACGGCAACAGCGATGTGGTTTCCAATCCCAACGTATCCGCGGCATTTGGCAGCGGAAATGAGGCCGGCAACTATCTATTCACTGAAAATGTATGGCTTTTCGGTGGTTCTCGATAA